A single genomic interval of Astyanax mexicanus isolate ESR-SI-001 chromosome 4, AstMex3_surface, whole genome shotgun sequence harbors:
- the LOC125801422 gene encoding zinc finger protein 239-like, with protein MEPSPNMEEHQHSVKSFTKQSDIKIHQRIHTGEKPYHCSDCGKSFNQQRHLKKHQRIHTGEKPYHCSDCGKSFTEQSNLKLHQRIHTGEKPYHCLDCGKSFTKQSNLKHHQRIHTGEKPYYCSDCGKSFTKQSTLNNHQRIHTGEKPYYCSDCGKSFTKQSTLNNHQRIHTGEKPYYCSECGKSFNQQSNLKLHQRIHTGEKPYYCSDCGKSFTQQSHLNNHQRIHTGEKPHHCSDCGKSFTKQSDLKKHQRIHTGEKPYHCSDCGRSFTQQSKLKNHQRIHTGEKTPKFVPLQ; from the coding sequence atggagccaagtcccaacatggaggaacatcagcactctgtcaagagttttactaaacagagtgatatcaaaatacaccagcgcattcacacaggagagaaaccgtatcactgttcagactgtgggaagagttttaatcaacagagacatctcaaaaaacaccagcgcattcacacaggagagaaaccgtatcactgctcagactgtgggaagagttttactgaacagagtaatctcaaactgcaccagcgcattcacacaggagagaaaccgtatcactgcttagactgtgggaagagttttactaaacagagtaatctcaaacatcaccagcgcattcacactggagagaaaccgtattactgctcagactgtgggaagagttttactaaacagagtactctcaataatcaccagcgcattcacacaggagagaaaccgtattactgctcagactgtgggaagagttttactaaacagagtactctcaataatcaccagcgcattcacacaggagagaaaccatattactgctccgaatgtgggaagagttttaatcaacagagtaatctcaaactgcatcagcgcattcacaccggagagaaaccgtattactgctcagactgtgggaagagttttactcaacagagtcatctcaataatcaccagcgcattcacacaggagagaaaccgcatcactgctcagactgtgggaagagttttactaaacagagtgatctcaaaaaacaccagcgcattcacacaggagagaaaccgtatcactgctcagactgtgggaggagttttactcaacagagtaaactcaaaaatcaccagcgcattcacacaggagagaaaactcccaaatttgttccactgcaataa